The following are from one region of the Acanthopagrus latus isolate v.2019 chromosome 2, fAcaLat1.1, whole genome shotgun sequence genome:
- the igsf5b gene encoding immunoglobulin superfamily member 5 isoform X1, producing MDILSLLAFLLSCMIQEVGAEMKLSPEELTVLRGEEAQFTCSTTNIQWAVMTWQLNQIPVLTIHNDTGVLPVANPDVSAKESPDSPGDWVFSLKNIERQHRGEVTCNLQDIDRRTASLSVQEKGNVKVFGDNKLVLKGESALFECQAAGWYPEPSLQWQVGDKLVSQSEYNISIEESGKDLFTVTSFHSVTAAKSSHVVCLASVSALTRPLNSSVRLTVVAEVVQDGDDCTVLLAVTALLAALLLLLLLCIAAVLCYRQRRQAKSSTKEAIWFSQSGSGGGSVAEATGGQFNPGYTSEGPTDAVYNELFIEAGRTMDFATFTKVLKGEDGYSEAFKVPDVVSSSSWSESQTQASLSEESSNNVRRITTV from the exons ATGGACATCCTTTCTCTGCTAGCGTTCCTGCTGTCGTGCATGATTCAAG AAGTTGGAGCTGAGATGAAGCTGTCACCTGAAGAACTAACCGTCCTGCGAGGTGAAGAGGCCCAGTTCACCTGCAGCACCACCAACATCCAGTGGGCCGTTATGACGTGGCAGCTGAACCAGATACCGGTTCTTACCATCCACAACGACACTGGGGTCCTGCCTGTTGCCAACCCTGATGTGTCTGCTAAGGAAAGCCCTGACTCACCGGGAGACTGGGTGTTCAGCCTGAAAAACATAGAGAGGCAACACCGGGGAGAAGTGACCTGTAACCTCCAGGACATTGATAGGAGAACAGCAAGCCTGTCTGTACAAG AAAAGGGCAACGTTAAAGTCTTTGGGGACAACAAGCTGGTTTTGAAGGGGGAGTCGGCCCTGTTTGAATGCCAGGCAGCAGGATGGTACCCTGAGCCCAGTTTACAATGGCAAGTGGGTGACAAACTG GTGAGCCAGAGTGAATACAACATCAGCATTGAAGAGTCAGGGAAAGACCTCTTCACTGTGACCAGCTTCCACAGTGTAACGGCAGCAAAGAGCTCTCATGTGGTTTGTCTGGCCTCCGTGTCTGCCCTCACCAGACCACTGAACAGCAGCGTCCGTCTGACAGTGG TTGCAGAGGTGGTGCAGGATGGAGATGACTGCACTGTCCTGCTGGCTGTAACTGCCCTCCTCGCTGCTCTtttgctgctcctcctgctctgcatCGCCGCCGTCCTCTGCTACAGACAAAGACGACAAGCAA aATCGAGCACAAAGGAGGCAATATG GTTCAGCCAATCAGGGAGTGGGGGAGGCTCGGTTGCTGAGGCAACAGGGGGGCAGTTCAACCCAGGGTACACTAGTGAGGGCCCAACAG ATGCAGTTTACAATGAGCTGTTCATAGAAGCTGGTCGCACGATGGACTTTgccacttttaccaaa GTATTGAAGGGGGAGGATGGTTACTCTGAGGCTTTTAAG GTTCCTGATGTCgtgtcctccagcagctggtcTGAGAGCCAAACCCAGGCGTCTCTATCAGAGGAAAGCTCCAACAATGTCAGGAGGATCACCACAGTTTGA
- the igsf5b gene encoding immunoglobulin superfamily member 5 isoform X3 translates to MDILSLLAFLLSCMIQEVGAEMKLSPEELTVLRGEEAQFTCSTTNIQWAVMTWQLNQIPVLTIHNDTGVLPVANPDVSAKESPDSPGDWVFSLKNIERQHRGEVTCNLQDIDRRTASLSVQEKGNVKVFGDNKLVLKGESALFECQAAGWYPEPSLQWQVGDKLSEYNISIEESGKDLFTVTSFHSVTAAKSSHVVCLASVSALTRPLNSSVRLTVVAEVVQDGDDCTVLLAVTALLAALLLLLLLCIAAVLCYRQRRQAKSSTKEAIWFSQSGSGGGSVAEATGGQFNPGYTSEGPTDAVYNELFIEAGRTMDFATFTKVLKGEDGYSEAFKVPDVVSSSSWSESQTQASLSEESSNNVRRITTV, encoded by the exons ATGGACATCCTTTCTCTGCTAGCGTTCCTGCTGTCGTGCATGATTCAAG AAGTTGGAGCTGAGATGAAGCTGTCACCTGAAGAACTAACCGTCCTGCGAGGTGAAGAGGCCCAGTTCACCTGCAGCACCACCAACATCCAGTGGGCCGTTATGACGTGGCAGCTGAACCAGATACCGGTTCTTACCATCCACAACGACACTGGGGTCCTGCCTGTTGCCAACCCTGATGTGTCTGCTAAGGAAAGCCCTGACTCACCGGGAGACTGGGTGTTCAGCCTGAAAAACATAGAGAGGCAACACCGGGGAGAAGTGACCTGTAACCTCCAGGACATTGATAGGAGAACAGCAAGCCTGTCTGTACAAG AAAAGGGCAACGTTAAAGTCTTTGGGGACAACAAGCTGGTTTTGAAGGGGGAGTCGGCCCTGTTTGAATGCCAGGCAGCAGGATGGTACCCTGAGCCCAGTTTACAATGGCAAGTGGGTGACAAACTG AGTGAATACAACATCAGCATTGAAGAGTCAGGGAAAGACCTCTTCACTGTGACCAGCTTCCACAGTGTAACGGCAGCAAAGAGCTCTCATGTGGTTTGTCTGGCCTCCGTGTCTGCCCTCACCAGACCACTGAACAGCAGCGTCCGTCTGACAGTGG TTGCAGAGGTGGTGCAGGATGGAGATGACTGCACTGTCCTGCTGGCTGTAACTGCCCTCCTCGCTGCTCTtttgctgctcctcctgctctgcatCGCCGCCGTCCTCTGCTACAGACAAAGACGACAAGCAA aATCGAGCACAAAGGAGGCAATATG GTTCAGCCAATCAGGGAGTGGGGGAGGCTCGGTTGCTGAGGCAACAGGGGGGCAGTTCAACCCAGGGTACACTAGTGAGGGCCCAACAG ATGCAGTTTACAATGAGCTGTTCATAGAAGCTGGTCGCACGATGGACTTTgccacttttaccaaa GTATTGAAGGGGGAGGATGGTTACTCTGAGGCTTTTAAG GTTCCTGATGTCgtgtcctccagcagctggtcTGAGAGCCAAACCCAGGCGTCTCTATCAGAGGAAAGCTCCAACAATGTCAGGAGGATCACCACAGTTTGA
- the igsf5b gene encoding immunoglobulin superfamily member 5 isoform X4 — protein MDILSLLAFLLSCMIQEVGAEMKLSPEELTVLRGEEAQFTCSTTNIQWAVMTWQLNQIPVLTIHNDTGVLPVANPDVSAKESPDSPGDWVFSLKNIERQHRGEVTCNLQDIDRRTASLSVQEKGNVKVFGDNKLVLKGESALFECQAAGWYPEPSLQWQVGDKLVSQSEYNISIEESGKDLFTVTSFHSVTAAKSSHVVCLASVSALTRPLNSSVRLTVESSTKEAIWFSQSGSGGGSVAEATGGQFNPGYTSEGPTDAVYNELFIEAGRTMDFATFTKVLKGEDGYSEAFKVPDVVSSSSWSESQTQASLSEESSNNVRRITTV, from the exons ATGGACATCCTTTCTCTGCTAGCGTTCCTGCTGTCGTGCATGATTCAAG AAGTTGGAGCTGAGATGAAGCTGTCACCTGAAGAACTAACCGTCCTGCGAGGTGAAGAGGCCCAGTTCACCTGCAGCACCACCAACATCCAGTGGGCCGTTATGACGTGGCAGCTGAACCAGATACCGGTTCTTACCATCCACAACGACACTGGGGTCCTGCCTGTTGCCAACCCTGATGTGTCTGCTAAGGAAAGCCCTGACTCACCGGGAGACTGGGTGTTCAGCCTGAAAAACATAGAGAGGCAACACCGGGGAGAAGTGACCTGTAACCTCCAGGACATTGATAGGAGAACAGCAAGCCTGTCTGTACAAG AAAAGGGCAACGTTAAAGTCTTTGGGGACAACAAGCTGGTTTTGAAGGGGGAGTCGGCCCTGTTTGAATGCCAGGCAGCAGGATGGTACCCTGAGCCCAGTTTACAATGGCAAGTGGGTGACAAACTG GTGAGCCAGAGTGAATACAACATCAGCATTGAAGAGTCAGGGAAAGACCTCTTCACTGTGACCAGCTTCCACAGTGTAACGGCAGCAAAGAGCTCTCATGTGGTTTGTCTGGCCTCCGTGTCTGCCCTCACCAGACCACTGAACAGCAGCGTCCGTCTGACAGTGG aATCGAGCACAAAGGAGGCAATATG GTTCAGCCAATCAGGGAGTGGGGGAGGCTCGGTTGCTGAGGCAACAGGGGGGCAGTTCAACCCAGGGTACACTAGTGAGGGCCCAACAG ATGCAGTTTACAATGAGCTGTTCATAGAAGCTGGTCGCACGATGGACTTTgccacttttaccaaa GTATTGAAGGGGGAGGATGGTTACTCTGAGGCTTTTAAG GTTCCTGATGTCgtgtcctccagcagctggtcTGAGAGCCAAACCCAGGCGTCTCTATCAGAGGAAAGCTCCAACAATGTCAGGAGGATCACCACAGTTTGA
- the igsf5b gene encoding immunoglobulin superfamily member 5 isoform X2, with protein sequence MDILSLLAFLLSCMIQEVGAEMKLSPEELTVLRGEEAQFTCSTTNIQWAVMTWQLNQIPVLTIHNDTGVLPVANPDVSAKESPDSPGDWVFSLKNIERQHRGEVTCNLQDIDRRTASLSVQEKGNVKVFGDNKLVLKGESALFECQAAGWYPEPSLQWQVGDKLVSQSEYNISIEESGKDLFTVTSFHSVTAAKSSHVVCLASVSALTRPLNSSVRLTVEVVQDGDDCTVLLAVTALLAALLLLLLLCIAAVLCYRQRRQAKSSTKEAIWFSQSGSGGGSVAEATGGQFNPGYTSEGPTDAVYNELFIEAGRTMDFATFTKVLKGEDGYSEAFKVPDVVSSSSWSESQTQASLSEESSNNVRRITTV encoded by the exons ATGGACATCCTTTCTCTGCTAGCGTTCCTGCTGTCGTGCATGATTCAAG AAGTTGGAGCTGAGATGAAGCTGTCACCTGAAGAACTAACCGTCCTGCGAGGTGAAGAGGCCCAGTTCACCTGCAGCACCACCAACATCCAGTGGGCCGTTATGACGTGGCAGCTGAACCAGATACCGGTTCTTACCATCCACAACGACACTGGGGTCCTGCCTGTTGCCAACCCTGATGTGTCTGCTAAGGAAAGCCCTGACTCACCGGGAGACTGGGTGTTCAGCCTGAAAAACATAGAGAGGCAACACCGGGGAGAAGTGACCTGTAACCTCCAGGACATTGATAGGAGAACAGCAAGCCTGTCTGTACAAG AAAAGGGCAACGTTAAAGTCTTTGGGGACAACAAGCTGGTTTTGAAGGGGGAGTCGGCCCTGTTTGAATGCCAGGCAGCAGGATGGTACCCTGAGCCCAGTTTACAATGGCAAGTGGGTGACAAACTG GTGAGCCAGAGTGAATACAACATCAGCATTGAAGAGTCAGGGAAAGACCTCTTCACTGTGACCAGCTTCCACAGTGTAACGGCAGCAAAGAGCTCTCATGTGGTTTGTCTGGCCTCCGTGTCTGCCCTCACCAGACCACTGAACAGCAGCGTCCGTCTGACAGTGG AGGTGGTGCAGGATGGAGATGACTGCACTGTCCTGCTGGCTGTAACTGCCCTCCTCGCTGCTCTtttgctgctcctcctgctctgcatCGCCGCCGTCCTCTGCTACAGACAAAGACGACAAGCAA aATCGAGCACAAAGGAGGCAATATG GTTCAGCCAATCAGGGAGTGGGGGAGGCTCGGTTGCTGAGGCAACAGGGGGGCAGTTCAACCCAGGGTACACTAGTGAGGGCCCAACAG ATGCAGTTTACAATGAGCTGTTCATAGAAGCTGGTCGCACGATGGACTTTgccacttttaccaaa GTATTGAAGGGGGAGGATGGTTACTCTGAGGCTTTTAAG GTTCCTGATGTCgtgtcctccagcagctggtcTGAGAGCCAAACCCAGGCGTCTCTATCAGAGGAAAGCTCCAACAATGTCAGGAGGATCACCACAGTTTGA
- the sh3bgr gene encoding SH3 domain-binding glutamic acid-rich protein isoform X17: MVIKVFLATSSGSTAIKKKQQDVVGFLEALKVDYTPLDIACNEENRMWMRQNVPSEKKPTNGIPLPPQIFNEESYCGDYDTFFDAKEDNLVYTFLGLPPPPGSKEAEQTDKEHIVENGTHAAETNEDGNLDDTIDVPVEERNGHAHEEEEEEEEEQAAGEEEEGEGGEEEEEVAEGEAADDEAMEGETAGDEAPAEEDEEEEAVEETDEVTEDTEGRAMEEEQEEADEDREEEDLQSEEEEELRQLEEEEEAEVQEEEEEDVEETQEEEAE, from the exons ATCAAGAAGAAGCAGCAAGATGTGGTCGGTTTCCTGGAGGCTCTCAAGGTGGACTACACTCCGCTGGACATCGCCTGCAACGAGGAGAACCGCATGTGGATGAGGCAGAATGTCCCCAGTGAGAAGAAACCCACCAACGgcatccccctcccccctcagaTCTTCAACGAAGAAAGCTACTGTGGG GACTATGACACGTTCTTCGATGCCAAGGAGGACAACTTGGTGTACACCTTCCTGGGGCTGCCCCCTCCTCCTGGGTCAAAG gaagcagaacagACCGACAAGGAGCACATTGTGGAGAACGGGACCCATGCTGCGGAAACTAATGAGGATGGGAACCTTGATGACACAATA GATGTTCCAGTGGAGGAGCGCAATGGGCATGCAcacgaagaggaggaggaggaggaggaggagcaggcagctggtgaggaggaggaaggtgagggtggtgaagaggaggaggaggtagcgGAGGGAGAGGCGGCAGATGATGAAGCCATGGaaggagaaacagcaggagacgAGGCCCCCgctgaggaggatgaggaggaggaggcggtggaaGAAACCGACGAGGTCACAGAAGACACA GAGGGCCGTGCAATGGAAGAAGAGCAG GAAGAAGCTGATGAGGACAGG gaggaagaggatttgcagtCAGAG GAGGAAGAAGAGCTACGACAGCTTGAG gaagaagaagaggctgaagtTCAAGAG gaagaggaggaagacgtgGAAGAAACACAG gaggaagaggcggAGTAG
- the sh3bgr gene encoding SH3 domain-binding glutamic acid-rich protein isoform X1, whose translation MVIKVFLATSSGSTAIKKKQQDVVGFLEALKVDYTPLDIACNEENRMWMRQNVPSEKKPTNGIPLPPQIFNEESYCGDYDTFFDAKEDNLVYTFLGLPPPPGSKEAEQTDKEHIVENGTHAAETNEDGNLDDTIDVPVEERNGHAHEEEEEEEEEQAAGEEEEGEGGEEEEEVAEGEAADDEAMEGETAGDEAPAEEDEEEEAVEETDEVTEDTEGRAMEEEQEEADEDREEEDLQSEEEEELRQLEEQDEHGSEVAPVVCGALCFLGLIDCRGFLCPFLFPLSLCAAWTSFQ comes from the exons ATCAAGAAGAAGCAGCAAGATGTGGTCGGTTTCCTGGAGGCTCTCAAGGTGGACTACACTCCGCTGGACATCGCCTGCAACGAGGAGAACCGCATGTGGATGAGGCAGAATGTCCCCAGTGAGAAGAAACCCACCAACGgcatccccctcccccctcagaTCTTCAACGAAGAAAGCTACTGTGGG GACTATGACACGTTCTTCGATGCCAAGGAGGACAACTTGGTGTACACCTTCCTGGGGCTGCCCCCTCCTCCTGGGTCAAAG gaagcagaacagACCGACAAGGAGCACATTGTGGAGAACGGGACCCATGCTGCGGAAACTAATGAGGATGGGAACCTTGATGACACAATA GATGTTCCAGTGGAGGAGCGCAATGGGCATGCAcacgaagaggaggaggaggaggaggaggagcaggcagctggtgaggaggaggaaggtgagggtggtgaagaggaggaggaggtagcgGAGGGAGAGGCGGCAGATGATGAAGCCATGGaaggagaaacagcaggagacgAGGCCCCCgctgaggaggatgaggaggaggaggcggtggaaGAAACCGACGAGGTCACAGAAGACACA GAGGGCCGTGCAATGGAAGAAGAGCAG GAAGAAGCTGATGAGGACAGG gaggaagaggatttgcagtCAGAG GAGGAAGAAGAGCTACGACAGCTTGAG GAGCAAGACGAACACGGCAGCGAGGTAGCTCCTGTGGTCTGTGGTGCCTTGTGTTTTTTAGGCTTAATAGACTGTAGAGGttttctctgtcctttcctctttcctctctctctgtgtgctgcatGGACTTCTTTTCAATAG